One Actinomadura viridis genomic region harbors:
- a CDS encoding ATP-binding cassette domain-containing protein, translating to MGSSESAVVAEGVRKRFGATVALDGFDLTVREGTVCGLLGPNGAGKSTAVRILSTLLRADAGRVSVAGCDLERQAARVRHRIGLAGQHPAVDEILTGRENLEMWGRLYHLGARTARRRAEELLERFGLGEAGGRRVKHYSGGMRRRLDLAASFILAPRVLFLDEPTTGLDPRNRNEVWQAVRDLVAEGTTVLLTTQYLEEADRLAHQIAVLDAGRVIAEGTPVRLKSLVGGDRIDLVLRERDDLARAAAVVAEVTGAEPGVDTDARRVDAPVRDRIGALTQIMRVLADERVEVEDVALRRPTLDEVFLHLTGHGARAGAGREVVA from the coding sequence ATGGGATCATCGGAATCCGCGGTCGTCGCCGAGGGGGTGCGGAAGCGCTTCGGCGCGACCGTGGCGCTCGACGGCTTCGACCTGACGGTGCGCGAGGGCACGGTGTGCGGCCTGCTCGGGCCCAACGGCGCGGGCAAGAGCACCGCCGTCCGCATCCTCAGCACGCTGCTGCGCGCCGACGCGGGACGGGTCAGCGTCGCCGGGTGCGACCTGGAACGCCAGGCGGCGCGGGTCCGGCACCGGATCGGCCTGGCCGGGCAGCATCCGGCGGTGGACGAGATCCTCACCGGCCGGGAGAACCTGGAGATGTGGGGGCGGCTCTACCACCTGGGTGCGCGCACCGCCCGGAGGAGGGCGGAGGAACTGCTGGAGCGGTTCGGCCTGGGCGAGGCCGGGGGCCGGAGGGTCAAGCACTATTCGGGAGGGATGCGCCGCCGGCTCGACCTGGCCGCGAGCTTCATCCTGGCACCGCGCGTCCTCTTCCTGGACGAGCCGACGACCGGGCTCGACCCCCGCAACCGCAACGAGGTCTGGCAGGCCGTCCGCGACCTGGTGGCCGAGGGGACCACGGTGCTGCTGACCACCCAGTACCTGGAGGAGGCCGACCGGCTGGCCCACCAGATCGCGGTGCTCGACGCGGGCCGGGTGATCGCCGAGGGCACTCCGGTGCGGCTGAAGTCGCTGGTCGGCGGTGACCGGATCGACCTGGTGCTGCGCGAGCGCGACGACCTGGCACGGGCCGCGGCGGTCGTGGCGGAGGTGACCGGCGCCGAGCCCGGCGTCGACACCGACGCCCGGCGGGTGGACGCCCCCGTCCGGGACCGGATCGGGGCGCTCACCCAGATCATGCGGGTCCTCGCCGACGAGCGCGTCGAAGTGGAGGACGTCGCGCTGCGCCGGCCGACGCTGGACGAGGTGTTCCTGCACCTCACCGGGCATGGTGCCCGCGCCGGGGCCGGGCGGGAGGTGGTCGCGTGA
- a CDS encoding ABC transporter permease: protein MTALLVPGPPRTPVERLRWAVADGWTVARRDLIHWLRNPAVIAYQLLWPIMMVLMFGYVFGSAMVVAGGGDYREFLMPGMFAQTMMFGVATTITVVSTDADRGVTDRFRSMPMSPSAVVLGRSMADLANSVLELGILVGCGLLAGWSWHQGPVRALAAVGLLLLLRFALTWVGILVGLSIKPEAAAAAWAPLFPLTMVANTFVSPEQMPGWLGAIATWNPLSATVAACRELFGNPGMGGDSWAAQHPILLAVAWPVALVLVFLPLSVRRYRRLDH from the coding sequence GTGACCGCGCTCCTCGTCCCGGGCCCGCCCCGGACGCCGGTGGAGCGGCTGCGCTGGGCGGTCGCCGACGGCTGGACGGTGGCCCGCCGGGACCTGATCCACTGGCTGCGCAACCCGGCGGTGATCGCCTACCAGCTGCTCTGGCCGATCATGATGGTGCTGATGTTCGGCTACGTGTTCGGCAGCGCGATGGTCGTGGCCGGAGGCGGGGACTACCGCGAGTTCCTGATGCCGGGCATGTTCGCCCAGACGATGATGTTCGGCGTCGCCACCACGATCACCGTGGTCTCCACCGACGCCGACCGGGGCGTGACCGACCGGTTCCGCTCCATGCCCATGTCGCCGTCGGCGGTGGTCCTGGGCCGGAGCATGGCCGACCTGGCCAACTCCGTGCTCGAGCTGGGCATCCTGGTCGGGTGCGGCCTGCTGGCCGGGTGGAGCTGGCACCAGGGGCCCGTCCGGGCGCTGGCCGCCGTCGGGTTGCTCCTGCTGCTGCGGTTCGCGCTGACCTGGGTGGGCATCCTGGTCGGGCTGTCGATCAAGCCGGAGGCCGCCGCCGCGGCCTGGGCACCGCTGTTCCCGCTGACGATGGTGGCCAACACCTTCGTCTCGCCCGAGCAGATGCCCGGATGGCTGGGCGCGATCGCCACCTGGAACCCGCTCTCGGCCACCGTCGCCGCCTGCCGGGAGCTGTTCGGCAACCCCGGCATGGGCGGCGATTCCTGGGCCGCGCAGCATCCGATCCTGCTGGCCGTGGCGTGGCCGGTCGCGCTCGTGTTGGTGTTCCTGCCGCTGTCGGTTCGCCGTTACCGCCGCCTGGACCACTGA
- a CDS encoding MerR family transcriptional regulator, producing MTGGHPAPQGDTDDTLDDKFDDEDYPAYSMGRAADMLGVTPAFLRSLDANQLIVPQRSPGGHRRYSRYQLRLAQRARDLVDEGTALESACRIIILEDQLAEARRINAQLRQERPPRQDPHR from the coding sequence ATGACCGGCGGCCATCCCGCCCCGCAGGGCGACACTGACGACACGCTCGACGACAAATTCGACGATGAGGACTACCCGGCCTACAGCATGGGGCGCGCCGCCGACATGCTCGGGGTCACCCCGGCGTTCCTGCGCAGCCTGGACGCCAACCAGCTGATCGTCCCGCAGCGCTCGCCCGGCGGGCACCGCCGCTACTCGCGCTACCAGCTGCGCCTGGCCCAGCGCGCCCGCGACCTGGTCGACGAGGGCACCGCGCTGGAGTCGGCCTGCCGCATCATCATCCTGGAAGACCAGCTCGCCGAAGCCCGCCGCATCAACGCCCAGCTCCGGCAGGAACGTCCACCCAGGCAGGACCCACACCGGTAG
- a CDS encoding TetR/AcrR family transcriptional regulator, producing the protein MADDTEYVNIWMRPERPARGPRPAYSRAQITEAAVRVADAEGLEAASMRRIAAEIGTGAMSLYRYVPSRDDLVELMVDHVTGELRLPGRPSGDWRADLTLIAERYRAMRLRHPWLGDARRVRSSFGPNTLRLLEFGLGALDLGPPIDDVLVLFGMLNGYIDDAVEEELAWQNEVRRSGISREGWMGRSAAYVHRLIDGGDHPMLARVVRDARQPHMDPDARFHYGLERVLDCIQAALPRNDRL; encoded by the coding sequence GTGGCCGACGACACCGAGTACGTGAACATCTGGATGCGCCCCGAACGGCCGGCCCGCGGGCCTCGCCCGGCCTACAGCCGCGCGCAGATCACCGAGGCGGCCGTCCGTGTCGCCGACGCCGAGGGCCTGGAGGCGGCGTCCATGCGGCGGATCGCGGCCGAGATCGGGACCGGGGCGATGTCGCTCTACCGGTACGTGCCCTCCCGCGACGACCTGGTCGAGCTGATGGTCGACCACGTCACCGGGGAACTGCGCCTTCCCGGCCGCCCCTCGGGCGACTGGCGCGCCGACCTCACCCTGATCGCCGAGCGGTACCGGGCGATGAGGCTGCGCCACCCGTGGCTGGGCGACGCCCGCCGCGTACGGTCCTCGTTCGGCCCCAACACGCTGCGGCTGCTGGAGTTCGGCCTGGGCGCACTGGACCTGGGCCCGCCGATCGACGACGTCCTCGTCCTGTTCGGGATGCTGAACGGCTACATCGACGACGCCGTCGAGGAGGAGCTGGCCTGGCAGAACGAGGTGCGCCGCAGCGGGATCAGCCGGGAAGGATGGATGGGCCGGAGCGCCGCCTACGTTCACCGGCTGATCGACGGCGGCGACCATCCGATGCTGGCCCGGGTGGTCCGGGACGCCCGGCAGCCGCACATGGACCCCGACGCCCGCTTCCACTACGGCCTCGAACGGGTGCTGGACTGCATCCAGGCCGCCCTGCCCCGGAATGACCGTCTGTGA
- a CDS encoding ATP-binding cassette domain-containing protein, whose amino-acid sequence MAEPIVVAEGLSKSFGAIRALRGLDLTVREGSVCGVLGPNGAGKTTLIRILATLADPDAGTARIAGHDVVRQADRVRALIGLAGQYAAVDEKLTGRGNLRMFGRLSHLSRARARERADELLERFGLAEAADRRVAGYSGGMRRRLDLITSLILRPRVLFLDEPTTGLDPRSRNEIWDSVRELVADGTTVLLTTQYLDEADRLADDIAVVDHGRVIAGGSPDRLKAGIGDSLDLVLEDHSAISRAATVLGGLTGTDPRPSPETGRLSVPLAGGTGPVRLADVVRELDRAGIAAADVSVRRPTLDEVFLRLTGQPAAAGDEERPAGTPRRLKESA is encoded by the coding sequence ATGGCGGAACCCATCGTGGTGGCCGAGGGGCTGAGCAAGAGTTTCGGCGCCATCCGCGCGCTGCGGGGGCTCGATCTGACCGTCCGGGAGGGCTCGGTCTGCGGCGTCCTCGGCCCCAACGGGGCGGGCAAGACGACGCTGATCAGGATCCTGGCCACGCTCGCCGATCCCGACGCCGGCACCGCCCGGATCGCCGGGCACGACGTCGTCCGCCAGGCCGACCGGGTGCGCGCCCTCATCGGCCTGGCCGGGCAGTACGCCGCCGTCGACGAGAAGCTCACCGGCCGCGGCAACCTGCGCATGTTCGGCCGGCTCTCCCACCTGTCGCGCGCCCGGGCCCGCGAGCGGGCCGACGAGCTGCTGGAACGCTTCGGGCTGGCGGAGGCCGCCGACCGGCGGGTGGCCGGCTACTCCGGGGGCATGCGGCGCCGGCTCGACCTGATCACCAGCCTGATCCTGCGGCCCCGGGTGCTCTTCCTGGACGAGCCCACCACCGGGCTCGACCCGCGCAGCCGCAACGAGATCTGGGACAGCGTCAGGGAACTGGTCGCCGACGGCACCACCGTGCTGCTCACCACCCAGTACCTGGACGAGGCCGACCGGCTGGCCGACGACATCGCCGTGGTCGACCACGGCCGCGTCATCGCCGGCGGCAGCCCCGACCGGCTCAAGGCCGGGATCGGCGACAGCCTCGACCTCGTCCTGGAGGACCACTCGGCGATCTCCCGTGCCGCGACGGTCCTCGGCGGCCTGACCGGGACCGACCCGCGCCCCTCACCCGAGACCGGCCGGCTCAGCGTCCCGCTGGCGGGAGGGACCGGGCCGGTGCGGCTGGCCGACGTGGTGCGCGAGCTGGACCGGGCCGGGATCGCCGCCGCCGACGTGAGCGTGCGCCGCCCGACGCTGGACGAGGTCTTCCTCCGCCTGACCGGGCAACCCGCCGCGGCCGGCGACGAGGAACGGCCCGCCGGGACGCCCCGCCGGCTCAAGGAGAGCGCGTGA
- a CDS encoding ABC transporter permease, with protein MTVRTTPLPSPAELPSTMERLRWTLADGLTLVGRETGRMRHEPGGLIGALVFPALMVVLFGYVFGSAIQVPGGGDYREYLMPGLFVMITFTSVMALTMRVASDASRGVMDRFRSMPITRMAVPFGQTGADVLIGSLNLGIMAGVGLLVGWRPHHGVLPTIEAFLLLCLMRYALSWVGCYLGLVVKNEETADHLMPLMLPFTMLSNAFVPTEGMPGWLRFISDWNPASALTTACRDLFGNPGVPAGDVAWPLAHPTATVLLWSAVLLVVFVPLSVRTYTRKGR; from the coding sequence ATGACCGTGCGGACGACGCCCCTTCCCTCACCGGCGGAACTTCCCTCGACGATGGAACGGCTCCGCTGGACTTTGGCCGACGGGCTCACCCTCGTCGGCCGGGAGACGGGCCGCATGCGCCACGAGCCCGGCGGGCTCATCGGCGCGCTGGTCTTCCCCGCCCTCATGGTGGTGCTCTTCGGGTACGTGTTCGGCAGCGCCATCCAGGTGCCCGGCGGCGGGGATTACCGCGAGTACCTCATGCCGGGCCTGTTCGTGATGATCACGTTCACCTCGGTCATGGCCCTGACGATGCGGGTGGCGTCCGACGCCTCCCGTGGCGTCATGGACCGGTTCCGCTCCATGCCGATCACCCGGATGGCGGTTCCGTTCGGGCAGACCGGCGCCGACGTCCTCATCGGGTCCCTGAACCTGGGCATCATGGCGGGGGTGGGCCTGCTGGTCGGCTGGCGGCCCCACCACGGCGTCCTGCCCACCATCGAGGCGTTCCTGCTGCTGTGCCTGATGCGGTACGCGCTGAGCTGGGTGGGGTGCTACCTCGGGCTGGTGGTGAAGAACGAGGAGACGGCCGACCATCTGATGCCGCTGATGCTGCCCTTCACCATGCTGTCGAACGCGTTCGTGCCCACCGAGGGGATGCCCGGCTGGCTGAGGTTCATCTCCGACTGGAACCCCGCCAGCGCGCTCACCACCGCCTGCCGCGACCTCTTCGGCAATCCCGGCGTCCCGGCGGGCGATGTCGCCTGGCCGCTCGCCCACCCCACCGCGACCGTTCTGCTGTGGTCGGCCGTGCTGCTGGTGGTGTTCGTCCCGCTGTCGGTGCGCACCTACACGCGCAAGGGCCGCTGA